The Pseudophryne corroboree isolate aPseCor3 chromosome 10, aPseCor3.hap2, whole genome shotgun sequence DNA segment TTTTCACTCAGGCAGGCCCTGTACCCTCTCTCTCCACAGGAATCACAGCCGTGATTAATAAAACATATAGGTTACAAGGCTGCCAAAGCAGTGCATTCAATGGGTGACAGTCCAATCTACTGAAGACATGCACTGATTGCAGACAACCTATCCTGGCTGTTATCCCTGAGGAAGTGCCAGGCCTGGGGTTTCCCATCAGTTTGAATATGATTTCCCCTAAATAATGTTGTTTTTTTAGTATTGCTTCTATATCCTCTACTGTAATGTAGGAGGTCATTATTATTCACCTTCTAAAACCAAGGTGAACGTTCATGGAAGATTAACATAACCCCATAAAGTGGCACACACATAGAAGTCTTGTGACAAGTtgtccttcccacccccacccccccgccatccaataaaacatAGTACAATTAACTCAGCCAATCCATTATTCCGCAATCATAATATACAACTTATGCATTGATATAGGACACACATTACTTCAAAGATCtgtttcttaggggtctattcatgaagcagtgaaaagagtggagaagtgagagagtggagaaattgcccatggcagccaatcagctactctgtataattatatagtatgcaaattataaatatgtgaatgctgattggttgccatgggcgacttctttactggctcacttctccactctcttccctgcttcatgaatagacccctaagtccttatggggaacattggggcagatgtattaacctggagaaggcataaggaagtgataaaccagtgatatgtacagggtgataaaagcaccagccaatcagctccaatatgcaaattgacaggagctgacttttcactggtttatcacttccttatgcctcctccaggttaatacatctaccccaatattaGAAGCAGCTGGCGTGTCTACTTAATAACATCACACATCTATCTCTAATTGCTAATTTTGGTAGAAAAAAAATCTCATAAATCAGTAGCTACAAATAAGATTTAAAACCTTTACATATTTCTGTTAATTATTTACAGGAACAGAAAAAGTAACTTTGCTAAGTAGCAGCATATAGATGCTAAGAAGGTAACATGAAACCATTTATGGAGGAGGTGAGGCTCAGTTCTCAAAACAGGGAGCAAACATGACTTTGGGGCCAGGTGAGACTCATCCAAGACCAAGAATACTAAAACAGCTGAAAGCAGGGCTGGTTACGCCATTAAGTAATGGGAAGAGGCTGCAACTACAGACCAGCGAGTCTGACCTCAGTAGTGGCAAACTCATTGAACATGCTGACCGAAAGAACTGTGGGATACCTCACCCAATATCCTCAATATTCAAGATCCTAAGCAGCATATGGAAGCTGGGCAGTTTCCATTCCTTCTTTTCTTTCTTCAGGCTGCGCTTAATCATTTATAATTCTCCACAGTGTCAAGCGACTACCATGGAAACCACAGTTACATGGTTCTTGAGTAGTGAGTAGAGAGCAGAAAGATTTTGGAACACAACTCTTATCTGCTCTGTAATCCTCCCACTCCTTACCCATCCTTCCTCTTCTATAATAtgatatgcatgtgtgtgtgctcTGGTGGCAGCCATACTGGACCCACTCCAGAAATATTATAAAAAAGAGATAatgatttataaaaaaaacaaaccaaaaacaaaacaGATGCATGCCTTAAGGAAACTTAACTTACtatttaacaataaaaaaaactcTATGTAGGATCGCTGCTTTAAAGGCATTGACATGGTCTCatgagactgaaatctaaattagaaTGCTTGAAATTTTAGTCAGAGGATACGATATTGGTTGAGGAGATGGAGTGCACAGTTCTAAATGTATTATCATTAACAGTATATGGGGCTGATGTAACAATCTccatagatcatcaatcattttggTCAGGCCTCCGCACCTCTCACGTGAGTATCATGAGGCATATTTCTGTTTTTATGCAGTACAAGTAGTAATGCCACCAATACTGTTAAAAGTTAAGATCTTAATGAGGACAGGTCCAACTATAGGACTGGTCAAAGTATAGACTCTTTGGGCAATACACTGGTATCATCTCCACTCTCcagtgcttctggtaccatggagcgGTTGTCCATCATTTTCTAGAATCTACTTGATAAATTTGACCTTACAGCTGATTCCACTCTTGTTACTGCTTGATACATGAACCTTATGTAAGGCTCTATAATACCAGCAGCACTGCAGAGAGAAGATGACACCAGTGGACTACCCAAAGACTCTTCTTTGGACCAGTCCTATAGTTGGACCTCTCTTCATTAACATTATTACTTTTAATACTACTGGTTCGATATCTACTAGTACTGCAGAAGAACAAAGATATGCATCATGACGCACACACGAGAGGTGGGGGAGGTGTGACCCAAATGATTGACTATCTATGTAGATTAGAGAAATGGTTCAGAATGTGTCTAATACAGCTACATTGCCAAAAAAATACAAAatctcaaataaataaataaaataattattaactGTGCCCAAATGGCAACAAAAAAGGAGGAAAGGTTGTCAGGATTTCAGATGACTTTAAAGTAGGCACCATAGCAAAGCAATGGGTAAGGCCAGCTGCATGCTACAGTAGCTTGCATAGGAAGAATTAGTAGCAGTAAGAGATGTGGTCGGTGGGAATACCGTGTTCAAGGCAGGAGGCCGTATCTCTAGAAACGCATAAATAAATTAGATCTTGTGCAAGATTATCTGTATAGATGGAGCATGGTCACAAAACGTACCATTACAAGGATACCTATATGTATAGCTTTCAGAAGAGAATAGAGAGGGGGGTAAATAACAGCTTATTTTCTATATATTAAGGGTTTTAACATAGTGCAGGCGAATATTATTCTAAGAGAAGTATCAGAACAAGAGGAGCTGCACAATAGCTGAGGGCTAGTAGTGAATCTGAgaaatgtttatatatttttcgTATGGAGCCTTGATCTTGCCTAATCCAGTTCAACAgtatattgtattttattttacctCAAAGAAATGTCAAGTTCATTTAATAAATTCAAACTTCAACTATATGGATGATTATAAAATATGCTGTAAGAACTCTTACATGCTTAAGAGTAAAATTTTATATATTGCTGAATGGTTCTATGGTCAAGTATTTTCATTCAGATGCCAAATtaatcactattattattattattatttagtagcATGGGCTCCTTGACTGGATGGAACAATTTTTTGTTGCACTAAAAATACATCTAAACAAACCCTCTAAGCATTGTGCTTATGAAATGGGCTTAAATGTCTTCCCCGATCCCCCATTTCTACCACGAAACAAATGTGCACCAGCTCTTGTGTCACCTTACTCGCTCTCTAGGGATTATCACGTTGCACACTTGAGGCAGCAGTCTTCTGCTGCCGTGtgttatggtaaaaaatgtatTTACCATCAACAGCTTATGTACTAAAGCAAGTGGTAATAGAGACTTTCATATATCAAACATCTCTGCTTCTTTCTCTTTCCAAAATGAAAAGCTGCGATCAATATACCGACATATGTCGTCATTAGTAAATTCTCCCAGTTCTGATACTAGCTGGATAGAGTCCTTCCTACTTTTAGGAAGAGGAGTTAGTTCATTGGAAGCCACTATGCTTTCTTTTTCTTTGGTGTCCATGGTAACCTTGGGTTCATCCTCGGGTTTGGTTTGAGTTATAGTTTCCTCTAGTTGCTCTGTTACTCTTGCACCATCTACGTCTCCCTCTATACTGTCCCCAAAAAAACGTTGCTTTAGGTCCTCAAATCCATCGGTCCAATCCCTCTTTCCGGATTCGATTTCTTCCATGACGACCTTATGAAATGCTCGAATGAGCTCCCAGCTATGGCTGCCAAGGCGGTCAAACATTTCATAGCACAGAATGTGTCTGAATTTTCTCTCTTCTCGCGACATGGACATTTCTAATAGCTGAAAGTAACCCAACATAAAGAGGTCCAATGTTAGGCTTGAATATTCCACAGGTAAACCATTCACATGTGGTAAAAAGTGCTCAGGCCAATAAAGCATGTTTGCTCTGCTCAAGCGGCGTATTTGCCTGGTGGGAACTTGACAGATTATACTTCTCCAGTGGCTGATCAACTTTCCGACAACTTGCCTCTGCTTCATAAAGTATAGAAGTCGATCATCATCACTTGGCCCTTTCGTCATTTTTATGCTATTTTCATCATGGTCGCCTTCGGTTTTATCAATGTCCAAATCACTGCTGATGGAACCACTGATTTTCTTTTTAGGAGTGCTGCTTTTAACTGACTCTGTGAATGTCCATTTCTTCCAGTGCTCAAGGAAAAGGTAGACTATTCTTTCTTTTCTCATATCGATGTAGTCTTGCACACAGCTGAGTTCTGTCTGCACAGGTAGACTTCTGGTCATGTGGTCTGGGCTGAACAATGGCTCTCCTAACTCATCCATAATGTTGCCTTGGTTACTAGCATCTATCTCTGTTGGGAAGACATCTTCATTGTGGTATGTCAGCTGGGATTGGGAAAGTATGATCGACTGATCCTCATGGGGTCTAGATGTAGCGTCATTCAGAACATTAAACTGCTCATTGCTTGTTATGTAGTCTTCTTCCAAGATGGGTTCCCTTCCATAGCTGTAAGCCGTTGTTCCTACGGGTAAGGATCTCTTCCTTTTATATATTCTGCCCGATGCATCATATGCACTTTGAGGCTGTGTGTACAATTCATAATTAGCTTTTAAATTTTTGACCGACACACCAAACTGTTTGATTTCCTTTTCAACTTCTTCTCTGGTGGAGCTAAAGGACTGAGATCTGCCAATGTTTGTGCCACCATCTTTTGGTGCATTTTGTGACTGCTCAGAAACATCTCTGCTCACCAAGTCAGCAAGATCAACTTCTTTACCGCCAAGTGTTGCCAGGAGGATGGCCATGCTTTTTAAGAGTGTGGAGATTTTGGAACACCAAGCAGGGAGGTCATCAGCTCTGCCTTGCATTTGTTTGGGATTAACAGTGAAGTGCTCCTGGGTTAAGGCGGCAGATACTGGCAGGAGTTGTTGAAGCTCGTGTTCCAGCTGCTCCAGCTCGGTTTCCACTTTCTGGACTTTATGCATCACTTGAAGGTTCTCAATTTGTTTCTCAATACGATTGATATCATCTTCGGTCATAAGCTCCCCGAAGGGTCCCAAAATAGCATTGTGAGCATGAGAATATCTCCAGCCTTCTGGGTGGTAGTAACTACCGGCCTCACACTAGTggaaaaacaaaatacaaaaaaagaggGAAAATATCCCTCAGGATACAAATGCCAAATAGCCCTTTTGCTGCACTCTTTTCAAAGTCTACATGTTTTTAGTGGTGTAATGGCAAACCGTGATAACGCTAGGTAAGGTGTAGGGTTCTCGCTTAAAAACTGGTTACAAATCCCAGCAGATGGAAGCACAGAACACATTGTCACTGGTGGAACATACAGTTCACATTCCCATTTAATAAAAGCATGCTCTTACTTTATGTTAGCAGTAACATATGATTCAGCATGAGGATGACTAGTGATGAAGATGGTATAGGACAGAACACTCATTACACCACTAAATGACCATGTACAACGTTTAAACTTGCAGTATAGAGTATAGATGC contains these protein-coding regions:
- the LOC134966566 gene encoding espin-like protein, which produces MTEDDINRIEKQIENLQVMHKVQKVETELEQLEHELQQLLPVSAALTQEHFTVNPKQMQGRADDLPAWCSKISTLLKSMAILLATLGGKEVDLADLVSRDVSEQSQNAPKDGGTNIGRSQSFSSTREEVEKEIKQFGVSVKNLKANYELYTQPQSAYDASGRIYKRKRSLPVGTTAYSYGREPILEEDYITSNEQFNVLNDATSRPHEDQSIILSQSQLTYHNEDVFPTEIDASNQGNIMDELGEPLFSPDHMTRSLPVQTELSCVQDYIDMRKERIVYLFLEHWKKWTFTESVKSSTPKKKISGSISSDLDIDKTEGDHDENSIKMTKGPSDDDRLLYFMKQRQVVGKLISHWRSIICQVPTRQIRRLSRANMLYWPEHFLPHVNGLPVEYSSLTLDLFMLGYFQLLEMSMSREERKFRHILCYEMFDRLGSHSWELIRAFHKVVMEEIESGKRDWTDGFEDLKQRFFGDSIEGDVDGARVTEQLEETITQTKPEDEPKVTMDTKEKESIVASNELTPLPKSRKDSIQLVSELGEFTNDDICRYIDRSFSFWKEKEAEMFDI